In Anomaloglossus baeobatrachus isolate aAnoBae1 chromosome 3, aAnoBae1.hap1, whole genome shotgun sequence, one genomic interval encodes:
- the COX20 gene encoding cytochrome c oxidase assembly protein COX20, mitochondrial: MADEEREAAKEKSFKLLWIMDVQKTPCARESVLFGSVGSLVIGVGNFLATSRVKRSCDLAAGGFILSTLGSWLYCRYNYAKLRIQQRIVQEGIKNKVIYEGSNIDPAVRDSRKSSS, from the exons ATGGCGGACGAGGAACGTGAAGCAGCTAAGGAAAAG TCTTTCAAGTTACTATGGATCATGGATGTGCAGAAGACGCCTTGTGCACGTGAATCTGTGCTCTTCGGATCTGTTGGTTCATTGGTCATTGGAGTTGGAAATTTTCTAGCAACAA GCAGAGTTAAACGTTCTTGTGACTTAGCAGCTGGTGGGTTCATTCTTAGTACATTGGGCTCTTG GTTATACTGTAGATACAATTATGCAAAACTGAGGATTCAGCAAAGAATAGTACAAGAAGGTATTAAAAATAAGGTGATATATGAAGGCAGCAATATTGATCCAGCCGTTAGAGACAGCCGCAAAAGTAGCTCATAA